TACACCTCCGCACGGGCAAACGCCGAGTTCGATGCGCGAAGCGGCGAATTTCCTCAACGCGGTCGCCGAAGGCAAGACACTGAGTGAACTTTCGGCCGTAATCTTGCGAGAGATCTCATCGCGACGGCAGGAACTCGACGTTCTCGCACGCGCGATGGTTGAGGACGGTTTGGCGCAGTGGGTGAATAAAGGTGAACGGCATGAGCGCCTCATCGTGCGCGGTCGGTCGAATCTTCTCGAAGGGGAGGTCGATGAAAAAGACTTGGAGCGTATCCGTTCGCTCTTTGATGATCTCGAACGCAAGCGGGATATTGCCGATTTTCTTGAATTAACCCAAGAAGGCGAAGGTGTTCGCATCTTTATTGGCTCGGAAAACAAATTATTTTCACTTTCGGGTTCCTCTTTGGTGGTTTCACCGTATATGAACGCTGAGCGAAAAATTGTGGGCGCGGTAGGGGTCATAGGACCGACGCGCTTAAATTATGGACGTATTGTGCCGATCGTGGACTACACGGCGCAACTTGTTGGTCGCCTGATTTCAGATCAAGGCTAAGGAAAAGTAAGATGGCAGAGCCTAGAAACGACGAATTTTTAGATGATCCAGAGGCCGTGGAGGCCGAACTTTATGCGGACGATATTTTGGAGGCGGACGCTGAGGCGGACGAGCTTTCAATTGTTACCAAAGAACGGGACGATTTCCGGGATCGCTTTATGCGCGCCCTTGCGGATGCGGAAAATGCGCGCAAACGGTCGGACCGCGATCGCCGGGAAGCAGAGAATTACGGCGGGTCTAAATTGGCACGCGATATGCTACCGGTTTATGACAATATGAAGCGTGCGCTTGATGCAATCGATGAAGGCCAGCGGGCAACGAACGCGGCCCTTTTGGAAGGTATCGAGTTGACGATGCGCGAGCTTCTTAATGTATTCGCCAAGCATGGAATTGAACGGATTTTGCCAGAAGTTGGCGAGAGATTTGATCCGCAACGCCACGAAGCGATGTTTGAAGCGCCTGTGCCAAACACGGTCGCTGGCGACATCATTCAAGTGATGGCCGAGGGCTTTATGCTTCATGATCGGCTCTTGCGTCCGGCTCATGTTGGTGTGAGTTCACAGCCTAAATAACCAAAGAAAAATTGAAGCTTAGGGCGCGACACTTAGCTGGGTCGCGCCTTTTCTTTTAGGGAATATAGTGCTTGAAGCGCTTCTCTCGGCGTCATTTCATCTGGATGAATATCCGCCAAAGCCTCTTCTATTTCGCTCGAGTTTTGCACGACCGGCGGGGGAGTGGGCTGGATTGAAAACAACGGGAGATCGTCAATAAACGCCCTTTGCTTGCCGCCCTCCCGTTCGCCTTTTTCCAACGCATCCAAAACAACGCGCGCACGATTGACGACGGACTCCGGAAGACCTGCAAGCTTCGCGACCTGAACCCCGTAAGACCTGTCCGCAGCACCTTTTTTGACCTCATGCAAAAATATGACGTCGCCCTCCCACTCCTTGACGGTGACTGTCGCGTTTTCGACCCCCTTTAGCTTGTCCGAAAGAGCGGTCATTTCATGGTAATGCGTCGCGAAAAGGGCGCGGCATTTGTTTGCATCGTGT
This Falsihalocynthiibacter arcticus DNA region includes the following protein-coding sequences:
- the hrcA gene encoding heat-inducible transcriptional repressor HrcA yields the protein MNTQSEILKDMNARSREVFRRVVEGYLNNGEPVGSRTLTRSMTEKVSAATIRNVMQDLEILGLLGSPHVSAGRIPTQSGLRMFVDGLLEVGDLATEDQRRIDETLGSNERDMTSMLDRVGSALSGLTHGASLVLSPKHEAPIKHIEFVSLGPDRALVVLVFADGHVENRVFTPPHGQTPSSMREAANFLNAVAEGKTLSELSAVILREISSRRQELDVLARAMVEDGLAQWVNKGERHERLIVRGRSNLLEGEVDEKDLERIRSLFDDLERKRDIADFLELTQEGEGVRIFIGSENKLFSLSGSSLVVSPYMNAERKIVGAVGVIGPTRLNYGRIVPIVDYTAQLVGRLISDQG
- a CDS encoding nucleotide exchange factor GrpE, giving the protein MAEPRNDEFLDDPEAVEAELYADDILEADAEADELSIVTKERDDFRDRFMRALADAENARKRSDRDRREAENYGGSKLARDMLPVYDNMKRALDAIDEGQRATNAALLEGIELTMRELLNVFAKHGIERILPEVGERFDPQRHEAMFEAPVPNTVAGDIIQVMAEGFMLHDRLLRPAHVGVSSQPK